One genomic region from Ptychodera flava strain L36383 chromosome 5, AS_Pfla_20210202, whole genome shotgun sequence encodes:
- the LOC139132651 gene encoding V(D)J recombination-activating protein 1-like, whose product MLKDKSVNVLRPPIQLDECEKSYMPGTARYVIVGNENYEHVYRTPVKLGKESLPLSSASNSVEPEVMLEEFKNICKEIPGPNLEGVKFPYADAIAKTLQEIEPDIRENFNSLGLPSTSAEIVLHTFVKDGSDGMGDVEIYRGKGERTLPGNAFQASFAVVKSEVEIDDKQMVVFEQENPNPVKCNRPLIQAIADENCESTLNYCLLPMEAEKEIMQNKIMKIDCGEYWVCHYLVFLSSMVDEKMDRSAGGLQWAGSGYPCTLCDCTREEALSKLGSFSINRKRDEIIKQAEFRRLNLEMISKNAMNAKCKGVKQFPILCSEPVDRGIDATHANINLASFFNKLLVRETAEIKQWEKTVEVKSSLDTAEKQLDDHLKAKLGINPSLMLAGNYARAFFDESNEEALLYLIPKDERRQYYSEILSKFRFLKMMYCAKYPRVDLKNEIQNVKRVGVELGQLLIDHFEYATWPNYLHKVIEHSQELLEREDGPGFIGCISGEGNEAGNKLFRQIPKAFVP is encoded by the coding sequence ATGCTTAAAGACAAATCAGTAAATGTTCTACGACCACCAATTCAGCTAGATGAGTGTGAGAAAAGTTATATGCCTGGCACTGCAAGATACGTTATTGTAGGTAATGAAAATTATGAACATGTTTATAGAACTCCAGTCAAGTTAGGTAAAGAAAGTCTTCCACTGTCTTCTGCATCCAATTCCGTTGAACCAGAGGTAATGCTTGAGGAATTCAAGAACATATGTAAAGAAATTCCAGGTCCCAATTTGGAAGGTGTTAAATTTCCATACGCAGATGCAATAGCCAAAACACTGCAGGAAATTGAACCTGATATAAGAGAAAATTTTAACAGCCTTGGTTTGCCCAGTACTTCTGCTGAAATAGTGTTGCATACTTTTGTGAAAGATGGGTCTGATGGGATGGGGGATGTTGAAATTTACAGGGGCAAAGGGGAGAGAACACTGCCTGGAAATGCATTTCAAGCTTCTTTTGCAGTGGTAAAATCTGAAGTCGAAATTGATGACAAACAGATGGTAGTCTTTGAGCAAGAGAATCCAAACCCAGTGAAATGTAACAGACCACTGATCCAAGCAATTGCTGATGAAAACTGTGAGTCAACTCTTAATTACTGCCTTTTGCCAATGGAAGCTGAAAAAgaaattatgcaaaacaaaatcatgaaaattgacTGTGGGGAGTACTGGGTATGCCATTACTTGGTATTTCTGTCCTCCATGGTAGATGAAAAGATGGATAGGAGTGCAGGTGGTTTACAGTGGGCAGGGTCCGGCTATCCTTGCACACTTTGTGATTGTACTCGTGAAGAGGCTTTGTCAAAATTAGGTTCTTTTTCCATCAACAGAAAGCGAGACGAGATAATCAAACAGGCAGAATTTCGCAGGCTAAATCTGGAAATGATTAGTAAAAATGCAATGAATGCCAAATGTAAAGGGGTCAAACAATTTCCCATTCTATGTTCTGAGCCTGTTGATAGGGGTATTGATGCAACACATGCAAACATTAACCTGGCCTCTTTCTTCAATAAATTATTAGTAAGGGAAACTGCTGAAATAAAACAGTGGGAGAAGACAGTGGAGGTAAAATCTAGTTTGGACACAGCTGAAAAACAGCTGGACGACCACTTAAAAGCAAAGCTAGGAATTAACCCAAGTTTGATGTTAGCAGGTAATTATGCCAGAGCATTTTTTGATGAGTCCAATGAAGAGGCTTTGCTTTATTTAATCCCCAAGGATGAAAGACGACAATattattctgaaattttgtCCAAGTTCAGATTTCTGAAAATGATGTACTGTGCCAAATATCCAAGGGTTGAcctgaaaaatgaaattcagaatgttAAAAGGGTAGGGGTTGAACTTGGCCAACTTCTTATTGATCACTTTGAGTATGCCACATGGCCAAATTATCTCCATAAAGTAATTGAGCACTCCCAAGAACTTTTAGAGAGGGAAGATGGACCTGGTTTTATTGGATGTATTTCAGGGGAAGGTAATGAGGCAGGCAACAAATTGTTCCGCCAAATTCCGAAAGCATTTGTCCCGTAA